In Gammaproteobacteria bacterium, one genomic interval encodes:
- a CDS encoding Arc family DNA-binding protein — translation MSEGHKRYPSELAPKFVLRFPQGMREEIREIASNNHRSMTAEIIMRLEKTLLGDRILLDSSDSLPGTPTLSRSLPRAGHGGQALGVQEPTKTYINELDNHEQQLVAIFRQLPENKRRAIMALIS, via the coding sequence ATGAGTGAAGGACACAAGCGTTACCCGTCAGAGTTGGCACCTAAATTTGTGCTGAGGTTTCCGCAAGGAATGCGCGAAGAGATTCGTGAAATTGCATCCAATAATCACCGTAGTATGACGGCGGAGATTATTATGCGGCTAGAAAAAACACTGTTAGGCGACCGTATATTACTGGACAGCTCCGATTCGCTACCAGGCACCCCCACGCTTTCTCGGAGCCTGCCCCGTGCTGGACACGGGGGGCAGGCTCTCGGAGTGCAAGAGCCTACTAAAACTTATATTAATGAACTTGATAACCACGAACAACAACTTGTCGCTATTTTTCGACAATTACCTGAAAATAAGCGCCGCGCCATCATGGCCTTGATCAGCTAA